From the Candidatus Saccharimonadaceae bacterium ML1 genome, one window contains:
- a CDS encoding Thioredoxin domain-containing protein — protein MTKRAWIIFAAICVAIIGGLIYLSRNNKVDVANVDPTAIQTAAADNGNIADHTYGNMKSKVILFEYADFQCPGCNSAHPIIKKVVEKYKGQIGYVFRNYPLTNAHPNALAAAAAAESAGVEGKYWEMHDKLFEQRSNWVELTGAARTNYFVSLAAELGINKDKFSEHLDSASIRKKIDYDLAVGAKAGVGGTPALFIGKKDVGNQKVSNGKIISTSKTDSNATYVWANADDFEKYVIVPALKEHGIALPREN, from the coding sequence ATGACAAAGCGAGCCTGGATTATTTTTGCCGCAATCTGCGTGGCGATTATCGGCGGATTGATTTATTTGTCGCGCAACAACAAAGTAGACGTGGCAAATGTCGACCCTACCGCTATACAAACCGCTGCTGCCGATAATGGTAATATTGCCGACCACACCTACGGCAATATGAAAAGCAAAGTGATTTTATTTGAGTACGCCGATTTCCAATGTCCGGGCTGTAATTCAGCGCATCCGATCATCAAAAAAGTCGTCGAAAAATATAAAGGGCAAATCGGCTATGTCTTCCGTAATTATCCGCTGACGAATGCGCATCCGAATGCACTTGCTGCTGCCGCTGCCGCCGAATCAGCCGGCGTAGAAGGCAAATATTGGGAAATGCACGATAAATTATTTGAGCAGCGCAGCAACTGGGTCGAATTAACGGGCGCAGCGCGCACGAACTATTTTGTGTCGCTCGCAGCGGAGCTTGGGATTAACAAAGATAAATTTTCTGAGCATCTTGATAGCGCTTCAATCCGCAAAAAAATCGACTACGACCTCGCTGTCGGCGCGAAAGCCGGCGTCGGCGGAACACCGGCGCTCTTTATCGGCAAAAAAGACGTCGGCAATCAAAAAGTTTCAAACGGTAAAATCATCTCGACAAGCAAGACCGACTCAAACGCAACGTACGTCTGGGCGAACGCCGACGACTTCGAAAAATACGTCATCGTTCCTGCGCTCAAAGAGCACGGCATTGCACTACCACGCGAAAACTAG
- a CDS encoding CNNM domain-containing protein → MQYVSVFIQVAVLVMLAAICSGLNISLMSLPLGDLRRKAKLGNRAAQKVLPLRRDAHLSLAAILFSNMAVVSGSSLLLEHHFNGWIAGIATTLLMVVFGEVLPQAIFIKSALKTCAFFAPLIRVMIIVVYPVVKPLALLLDHLVGVEHRRLLTRAELGLLISEHKIGSKSELDGGEVEIIQSTLQLSEKTVKEIMTPIKAVQWLTLDTILDERMVNEIIARGYSRIPVFDDKLTMCHGVLLAKDMINIDFDDNPVPLWCFPLHKTRLVGARTALDTMFHKFRRVGSHLVPVEQNDRIIGIVTVEDLLEETIGHEIADEIDRDLHRN, encoded by the coding sequence ATGCAGTATGTTTCTGTTTTTATTCAAGTTGCAGTACTCGTGATGTTGGCGGCGATTTGCTCTGGGCTGAATATCAGCCTGATGTCGTTGCCGCTCGGTGATCTGCGGCGCAAGGCGAAGCTTGGTAACCGTGCGGCGCAAAAAGTGTTGCCTCTGCGGCGCGATGCTCATTTGTCGCTTGCGGCAATCTTGTTTTCAAATATGGCAGTGGTGTCAGGTAGCTCGCTATTGTTGGAACATCATTTTAACGGCTGGATTGCCGGCATTGCGACAACGTTGCTCATGGTGGTGTTTGGCGAAGTGCTTCCGCAAGCGATTTTTATCAAATCTGCACTGAAAACCTGCGCATTCTTTGCGCCGCTGATCCGCGTGATGATTATCGTCGTTTATCCGGTGGTGAAACCGCTGGCGCTGCTGCTTGACCATCTGGTTGGCGTCGAACACCGGCGATTACTGACGCGCGCTGAGCTTGGTCTGCTGATCAGCGAGCATAAAATCGGCAGCAAAAGCGAACTTGATGGCGGCGAAGTCGAAATCATCCAAAGCACGCTGCAATTAAGCGAAAAAACCGTGAAAGAGATTATGACGCCGATCAAGGCGGTGCAGTGGCTAACGCTTGATACGATTCTCGACGAGCGCATGGTGAACGAAATCATCGCGCGCGGCTATAGCCGCATTCCGGTATTCGACGATAAGCTGACAATGTGCCACGGCGTGCTGCTCGCAAAAGACATGATTAATATTGACTTTGATGATAATCCGGTGCCGCTTTGGTGCTTTCCGCTCCATAAGACGCGTCTGGTCGGGGCGCGGACAGCACTTGATACAATGTTTCATAAATTCCGGCGTGTCGGGTCGCATTTGGTGCCGGTTGAGCAGAATGACCGAATTATTGGTATCGTGACAGTGGAAGATCTGCTTGAAGAGACGATTGGACACGAGATTGCCGATGAAATTGACCGCGATTTACACAGGAATTAG
- a CDS encoding magnesium transporter CorA family protein: MLTYYQFADGALERCDDVKHAAWTRCENPSADDLFHLHQLGLDDDLVNDALDPHEIPRIEQGDGWVYFITRLPGVDDNFNDFTTPIMFALGEHVVTLSRERMGRVWQPFVDRTRIQAPSQTQLFLVMVEAMLRSYQSRVALINRQTRAVTGDVTTLRSRDIATLVEFERKLNDYLDALIPTNVALERTLNTRYKLIKLGEEDQGIVEDLSVDIEQLIARCKSLLRTIQNVRDSFRAVMDTRLNETMRILTVATLALTIPTMLAGLFGMNVDFPFDTHGVMAFWIIVAASIITAIATGYYFLKKR, encoded by the coding sequence ATGCTTACCTACTACCAGTTTGCGGACGGCGCCTTAGAGCGCTGCGACGATGTTAAACATGCCGCTTGGACGCGGTGCGAAAATCCGTCGGCGGACGATTTGTTTCATTTGCATCAGCTTGGGCTGGATGATGATTTAGTAAACGACGCGCTTGACCCGCATGAGATACCGCGGATTGAGCAGGGCGACGGCTGGGTATATTTCATCACGCGGTTGCCAGGCGTTGATGATAATTTCAATGATTTTACGACGCCGATAATGTTTGCGCTTGGTGAGCATGTCGTGACGCTTAGCCGTGAACGTATGGGGCGCGTGTGGCAGCCATTTGTTGACCGTACGCGGATTCAAGCGCCATCGCAAACGCAATTGTTCTTGGTGATGGTTGAAGCGATGCTGCGGTCGTACCAGTCGCGCGTAGCACTGATCAACCGCCAGACGCGCGCTGTTACGGGCGATGTGACGACTTTGCGTTCGCGCGATATCGCGACGTTGGTAGAGTTTGAGCGTAAGTTGAACGACTATTTAGACGCGTTGATTCCGACGAATGTTGCGTTGGAGCGCACGCTGAATACGCGCTATAAACTCATTAAACTCGGCGAAGAGGACCAGGGGATCGTCGAAGATTTGTCGGTTGATATTGAACAGTTAATCGCGCGGTGCAAGTCGCTCTTGCGCACGATCCAAAATGTGCGCGACAGCTTCCGCGCCGTTATGGATACGCGCCTAAACGAAACGATGCGGATTTTGACGGTCGCGACGCTCGCGCTAACGATTCCGACGATGCTTGCCGGGCTATTTGGCATGAATGTCGACTTCCCATTTGATACGCACGGCGTGATGGCATTCTGGATTATTGTCGCTGCGAGCATCATCACGGCGATTGCGACGGGGTATTATTTCTTGAAAAAACGCTAG
- a CDS encoding RimK family alpha-L-glutamate ligase, with the protein MKIAILSNGPGNYSTKRLREVAKARGHTVRIIKYKECYASIEQNNPVVSYRGEDLSSYDAMVPRIASYMTRYGTAIVRQMEMQGVWTISSSIAITRSRDKLRSTQLLARAGVGIPKTVFSRNSTDIDDLLEKLGGTPVIIKLARGTHGNGVVLAESKKAAKSVLQAFYLTNEDGTNVLLQEFVKESAGTDIRAFVVGSRVVASMRRQSLDDDFRSNLHKGGAGTAIKLTDEERKMCVKAARAMNLTVAGVDFMRSARGPLVLEVNASPGFGIEKNTGRDVATPIIEYIERNAKRRPRKDKVGA; encoded by the coding sequence ATGAAAATCGCTATCCTATCTAATGGTCCCGGAAACTATTCGACGAAACGGCTCAGAGAAGTTGCGAAGGCGCGCGGACATACGGTGCGTATCATAAAGTACAAAGAATGCTACGCTTCAATTGAACAAAATAATCCAGTCGTGAGTTACCGCGGCGAAGACTTAAGCAGCTACGACGCAATGGTTCCGCGCATCGCCAGCTATATGACGCGTTACGGCACAGCGATTGTTCGCCAGATGGAAATGCAAGGCGTATGGACGATTTCCAGCTCTATCGCTATTACGCGTAGCCGCGACAAACTACGTTCAACGCAGTTGCTTGCTCGAGCAGGTGTAGGAATCCCGAAAACGGTGTTTAGCCGCAACTCAACCGATATTGACGATTTGCTTGAGAAGCTTGGCGGTACGCCGGTGATTATCAAATTAGCGCGCGGCACGCATGGCAACGGCGTCGTGCTTGCGGAGAGTAAGAAGGCGGCGAAATCGGTGCTGCAGGCGTTTTATCTTACGAATGAAGACGGCACAAACGTATTGCTGCAAGAGTTCGTGAAGGAATCGGCGGGAACGGATATCCGCGCGTTTGTTGTCGGCAGCCGCGTCGTGGCAAGTATGCGGCGCCAGAGTTTGGATGACGATTTCCGCAGCAACTTGCACAAGGGCGGCGCCGGTACAGCAATTAAATTAACCGATGAAGAGCGTAAAATGTGCGTGAAAGCGGCGCGGGCGATGAACCTGACTGTTGCCGGCGTTGATTTCATGCGTTCGGCGCGCGGACCGCTGGTGCTGGAGGTAAATGCTAGCCCAGGCTTCGGCATTGAAAAAAATACAGGGCGCGACGTGGCGACACCGATCATTGAATACATTGAGCGTAACGCCAAGCGGCGGCCGAGGAAAGACAAGGTCGGAGCGTAA
- the dnaJ gene encoding Chaperone protein DnaJ — MAKRDYYEVLGVSKGASEDEIKKAFRKLAVKYHPDKAGGDEAKFKEINEAYEVLKDKQKRQRYDQFGHAGVGGAAGGSAGGNPFEGFNFNGQDIHFDFGGGGAFGDIFSQFFGGAGGSRTAGEARGRDVETRVTLSFEEAIFGKDVTLSLTLNDVCSHCHGTTVEPGFELKECPTCKGAGQQVRVMNTMFGPIQQAVTCETCHGRGKVPEKECTRCRGTGVERREQDITVKIPAGIDDGATIRLREHGEAVAGGVRGDLYVHVRVRAHKKFTREGDLILSEEHISMVDAALGTEIDVETVDGIITMKVPAGTQSGTDFKLSGHGVPHLRSDRRGPHIVSVIVDTPTKLTKKQRELLEEFDAAKRRGIFS, encoded by the coding sequence ATGGCAAAACGAGATTATTATGAAGTGCTTGGCGTTAGTAAAGGCGCGAGCGAAGATGAAATTAAAAAGGCTTTCCGTAAGCTGGCGGTTAAGTATCATCCAGACAAAGCGGGCGGCGATGAAGCGAAATTCAAAGAAATCAATGAAGCTTATGAAGTGCTGAAGGATAAGCAAAAACGCCAGCGCTACGATCAATTTGGACATGCGGGCGTTGGCGGTGCTGCTGGCGGTAGCGCGGGCGGCAATCCATTTGAAGGCTTTAATTTCAACGGGCAAGATATTCATTTTGACTTTGGCGGCGGCGGTGCATTCGGCGATATTTTTAGCCAGTTCTTTGGCGGCGCAGGCGGTAGCCGGACAGCAGGCGAGGCGCGCGGGCGCGATGTCGAAACACGCGTGACATTGAGCTTTGAAGAGGCAATTTTCGGTAAAGACGTAACGCTATCGCTAACACTTAATGATGTATGCAGCCACTGCCACGGCACGACGGTTGAGCCTGGTTTTGAGCTAAAAGAATGTCCGACGTGCAAGGGTGCGGGGCAGCAAGTCCGCGTGATGAACACGATGTTTGGCCCGATCCAGCAAGCAGTGACCTGCGAAACCTGCCATGGGCGCGGCAAGGTCCCGGAAAAAGAGTGTACGCGCTGCCGCGGCACGGGTGTTGAACGGCGCGAGCAAGACATTACGGTGAAGATTCCGGCTGGGATTGACGACGGCGCGACGATTCGTTTGCGCGAGCATGGCGAGGCTGTTGCCGGCGGCGTGCGCGGCGATTTGTATGTGCACGTACGCGTGCGGGCGCATAAAAAATTCACGCGCGAAGGCGATCTGATTTTAAGCGAAGAGCATATTTCGATGGTTGATGCTGCGCTCGGAACAGAGATCGACGTTGAGACTGTCGACGGTATTATCACGATGAAGGTGCCAGCTGGTACGCAGTCGGGTACGGATTTCAAACTGTCTGGTCACGGCGTGCCGCATTTGCGGAGCGATCGCCGCGGACCGCACATCGTTAGCGTTATCGTTGACACGCCGACAAAATTGACGAAAAAACAACGCGAGCTGCTTGAAGAATTCGATGCCGCAAAGCGGCGCGGGATATTTTCGTAG
- a CDS encoding HAMP domain-containing histidine kinase, with product MKHVRRRDVLRLAGTYLAIIMVMSIVFSFVLYNFSAQEFHRRPERRRADSKFSPIVIDDESLSVSDYLSKREDFAMASLRINLVIVNLVMFVVASLLSYLLAQHTLQPIEENMAAQSRFVSDASHELRTPLTALLAANEVAARNTKLTLAQAKRVIADNVSDVTRLQTLANSMLGLLKDDDMTMTKEPVSLQAVVNRAMNLVVAQAVEKNIAVEDEAIELMLLGDRQKLEQLVTILLDNAIKYSGNDTTVHISSTRKGRQAVIAVRDEGIGMDSKTVEQIFTRFYRAEESRTTSGYGLGLPIAQRIVQAHGGKISVRSAKGKGTTFTISLPLAAKP from the coding sequence ATGAAGCATGTGCGCCGCCGCGATGTGCTGCGTCTAGCGGGTACATATCTCGCTATTATTATGGTGATGAGCATCGTGTTTAGTTTTGTGCTGTATAATTTTTCGGCGCAGGAATTTCACCGCCGTCCAGAGCGGCGGCGTGCTGACTCAAAATTCTCGCCAATTGTAATCGACGATGAGTCGCTGAGCGTGAGCGACTACTTGTCGAAGCGCGAAGATTTCGCGATGGCATCGCTACGGATCAATTTGGTGATAGTTAACCTAGTAATGTTTGTTGTGGCGTCGCTATTGAGCTATTTGTTGGCGCAGCATACTCTGCAGCCGATTGAGGAAAATATGGCAGCGCAGTCGCGCTTTGTGAGTGATGCTAGTCATGAATTGCGCACGCCACTAACAGCATTGTTGGCAGCAAATGAGGTGGCGGCACGCAACACAAAACTCACGCTCGCACAGGCGAAACGAGTCATTGCTGATAATGTTAGCGATGTGACGCGTTTGCAAACATTAGCAAACTCCATGCTCGGGTTACTGAAGGACGACGACATGACTATGACGAAAGAACCGGTGTCGCTACAGGCAGTCGTGAACCGAGCGATGAATTTGGTGGTAGCGCAAGCGGTCGAAAAAAACATCGCCGTCGAGGACGAGGCGATAGAGCTGATGCTACTCGGCGACCGCCAGAAACTAGAACAGCTCGTGACGATTTTGCTTGATAACGCGATCAAATACAGCGGCAACGACACGACGGTTCATATATCAAGCACGCGCAAAGGTCGCCAGGCAGTGATCGCGGTGCGCGATGAGGGAATTGGTATGGACAGTAAAACGGTTGAGCAGATTTTTACGCGGTTTTATCGCGCTGAGGAATCGCGCACAACTAGCGGGTACGGACTGGGTTTGCCGATTGCGCAGCGGATTGTGCAAGCGCACGGCGGTAAGATTTCCGTACGAAGCGCTAAGGGTAAGGGAACGACGTTTACGATTTCCCTGCCGCTTGCCGCAAAGCCGTAG
- a CDS encoding Zn protease domain-containing protein: MNGGKVIIGRTAHIVIPSESARSIRVKIDTGADRSSIWASNIAMSDDGELSFTLFAPESKFYSGTVYRTKNFEASRVRSAYGDLQVRFLTHLTIILGGKKIRGTFTLADRSKNRYPALIGCKILNKKFLVDVSKGFIRENRSDDLTQELKRDPKAFFEKYYHNNPRGDII, encoded by the coding sequence ATGAATGGCGGAAAAGTCATCATCGGGCGGACAGCGCATATTGTAATTCCGAGCGAAAGTGCGCGCAGTATCCGCGTGAAAATTGATACGGGTGCGGACCGGTCGTCAATTTGGGCGTCAAATATTGCCATGAGCGACGACGGCGAGCTTTCATTTACGCTTTTTGCGCCGGAATCAAAATTTTATAGCGGTACGGTGTACCGGACGAAAAACTTTGAGGCGAGCAGGGTGCGCAGCGCGTATGGCGACTTGCAAGTAAGATTTCTTACGCATCTGACGATAATTTTAGGCGGTAAGAAAATCCGCGGCACGTTTACGCTTGCTGACCGGTCGAAGAATAGATATCCGGCGCTGATTGGCTGTAAGATCTTGAATAAGAAATTTCTGGTAGATGTGTCAAAGGGGTTCATTCGGGAAAATAGATCAGACGACCTCACTCAAGAATTGAAACGCGATCCGAAAGCCTTTTTTGAAAAATATTATCATAATAATCCGAGAGGAGATATTATCTGA
- a CDS encoding CBS domain-containing protein: MQTLWVLTFAALFLALVAVASIAPRRTVLSSYELQRRRAAGDVSAAEELRRSLLINDILSLQKAVEALLLVCAVPCAIMAFGWLAGVLIAVFVALGYGRIAHNGMLAAVADRYYMMLEPKLLQFVERYPSIGKLLRSVAAPPEASLLSSRQELEHLVKESGAILTADEKRLIKSTLHFDDKTVEEVMTPRGVIDAVKKDQLIGPLLLDELHKTGHSRFPVMDGDIDHIVGVLYIRDLLTLTDKRSHRAETAMERKVYCINQNQKLEKALSAFIKTRHHLFIVVNDYRETAGVVTIEDVIEALLGRKIVDEDDVVVDLRAFAAKNPRHNNKSSAATDV, translated from the coding sequence ATGCAGACGCTTTGGGTTTTGACTTTCGCCGCACTATTTCTCGCGCTCGTTGCGGTAGCAAGTATAGCGCCGCGGCGTACTGTATTATCGTCGTATGAATTGCAGCGCCGGCGCGCCGCGGGCGATGTGTCGGCGGCAGAAGAGCTGCGCCGCAGCTTGCTTATCAATGACATACTATCGCTGCAGAAAGCGGTTGAAGCACTGCTGCTGGTTTGCGCGGTGCCGTGTGCAATTATGGCATTCGGCTGGCTGGCGGGCGTGCTGATTGCGGTATTCGTAGCGCTCGGATACGGCCGTATTGCGCATAACGGTATGCTAGCGGCCGTCGCCGACCGGTATTATATGATGCTTGAGCCGAAGTTATTGCAGTTTGTCGAACGTTATCCGAGCATCGGTAAACTATTGCGGAGCGTCGCGGCGCCGCCCGAAGCAAGCCTGCTCAGTTCGCGCCAAGAATTAGAGCATTTAGTAAAAGAATCGGGCGCGATTTTGACCGCCGACGAAAAACGCCTTATCAAAAGCACGCTCCATTTCGACGATAAAACAGTTGAAGAAGTCATGACGCCGCGCGGCGTGATTGACGCAGTGAAAAAGGACCAGCTAATTGGACCGCTTTTGCTTGACGAACTGCACAAGACCGGGCACAGCCGCTTTCCGGTTATGGATGGCGATATTGATCATATCGTCGGCGTGCTCTATATCCGCGATTTACTGACGCTTACAGACAAGCGCTCGCACCGCGCAGAGACGGCAATGGAGCGAAAAGTTTATTGTATCAATCAAAATCAAAAACTTGAAAAAGCTCTGTCGGCGTTTATCAAGACGCGCCATCATTTGTTCATTGTCGTGAATGATTACCGTGAAACGGCAGGTGTCGTTACGATTGAAGATGTCATTGAAGCTCTGCTCGGGCGTAAAATTGTCGATGAAGATGATGTCGTTGTCGATTTGCGCGCCTTTGCAGCAAAAAATCCGCGCCACAACAATAAAAGTTCGGCAGCGACCGACGTTTGA
- a CDS encoding DUF2339 domain-containing protein, with protein MGFIFFVATVVLAILLSQKSSQAKRTVDPMSASYRQGYWDGVRAAEQGAAHSPETANIAVLPVTPEPAGTFAAADESGNSTPVDELDSAAPFRNKPAQAKEYAVPAPVQPPPSVGSVAPPPYGSAPPPQPSSHVTINIALYVAVLLLVSGIILLAQTFALAPWLRMVLVWLLIIASYAAGFVLQKHIPMIRPAALALVGTALASIPVAGITMYALVLHDAALCWFITSLIGVVMYMFAAITFKNQFLSYISILSLFTVSMSLPALVDAQLAWYYVVMIAFGGAMTLLSYAKIPGVPKLFVQPIYTSSLVAVPLALFAATVSAAVLSVSEYTVVLVAGLLYYIAQALAASDKSVRNYAEFSARLLTLVAAGTAAAWASGTSYIAISLSVALAPLLNVIVSLRYLPVGSVRASIHEVMLWIGFFTAAFVAPLLASAPSLSRSDAALAHPEAILQLAELVLAMVLSLFAAARLRRYGLLWPAVYIITVPLLIVVNNIVHISYDVYITIYMACVIAVLALRLLMKRLTPSAGALVYVSMSVWLLFAVFYIAMYELALGHDVSWWYVGWWVLLAAAFYYVAAVEKLRWMVLCAHGAALAAGWLLCAKCGFSAAQTVVTLGGGHSATAIALAEYFRWRNHVSRTAAMYRCAAIGYGAVIGLAVLAMSMANEWRLLAWLPIVAIGAHAAYRQKAIVMMYALHTVLVVQILLAGIACNLSYVEIFALAAWLPFVGFGAVSVLVRAVNRATAKTKTWWWSGAACALTFGSLALLSDQNYPMRSAGWLAAVAAMYVLVYVARRAALLYAGNMMSVVLAALLCAWCGVSFNGTLVAIAAFGLIGFYGAGWLYRLWRGTGRVWNAMLVSSLTAAGSAGLLALLSSDITIVAGAAAILVGSGVVFGIQSYEMKQLGFAECGVVIAMLGAQRLLYVALPDTHALVYTHLWALVAAALYAAYYVCKRPIESMCHLVTLLCLVTIPGLAAAFIDGGWYQLLFLVEHAAVVIMGVATARKLTSIWGAVGVTVAILYMLREFQALLNITIGLLVLAAVIFAIVRANHKKRI; from the coding sequence ATGGGATTTATATTTTTTGTCGCAACAGTTGTTCTCGCTATTTTGTTGTCGCAAAAGAGCAGCCAGGCGAAGCGTACGGTTGATCCGATGAGCGCGTCGTATCGCCAGGGCTATTGGGACGGCGTGCGCGCGGCAGAGCAAGGTGCGGCGCATTCGCCCGAAACGGCTAATATTGCCGTACTGCCCGTTACGCCCGAACCAGCCGGAACATTTGCGGCGGCAGATGAGAGTGGTAATAGCACGCCCGTGGACGAATTGGATTCAGCTGCTCCATTCCGAAACAAGCCTGCTCAAGCGAAAGAGTATGCTGTACCCGCGCCGGTGCAGCCGCCGCCTTCAGTAGGCTCTGTTGCCCCGCCGCCGTATGGTAGCGCTCCGCCGCCGCAACCGTCATCGCACGTAACGATTAATATTGCGCTGTATGTTGCCGTCTTGCTGCTTGTGTCTGGTATTATTTTGTTGGCGCAGACATTTGCACTTGCACCGTGGCTGCGTATGGTGCTTGTGTGGCTGCTGATCATTGCATCGTACGCAGCGGGTTTTGTGTTACAAAAGCATATTCCGATGATTCGCCCAGCGGCGCTGGCACTTGTCGGTACGGCGCTTGCAAGTATTCCAGTGGCGGGTATTACAATGTACGCGCTCGTGCTGCATGATGCCGCCCTGTGCTGGTTTATTACATCGCTTATTGGCGTGGTAATGTATATGTTCGCTGCCATTACGTTCAAAAATCAATTCTTGTCATATATTTCTATCTTGTCGCTCTTTACAGTATCAATGTCGCTGCCGGCGCTGGTTGATGCGCAATTGGCGTGGTATTACGTCGTGATGATTGCATTTGGTGGCGCGATGACGCTCTTGAGTTACGCAAAGATTCCAGGCGTGCCGAAATTGTTCGTGCAGCCAATCTATACGTCAAGCTTGGTGGCGGTGCCGTTAGCGCTTTTCGCGGCGACCGTTTCAGCGGCAGTGCTAAGCGTTTCGGAATATACGGTGGTGCTCGTTGCCGGGTTGCTCTACTATATTGCACAAGCACTAGCAGCGTCGGATAAATCGGTACGCAATTATGCGGAATTTTCAGCGCGATTACTTACGCTGGTGGCGGCGGGTACTGCTGCGGCGTGGGCGAGCGGCACATCGTATATCGCGATCAGCTTGTCGGTGGCGCTTGCGCCGCTGCTTAATGTGATTGTGTCGCTCCGCTACTTGCCTGTCGGCAGCGTACGAGCGTCAATTCACGAGGTAATGCTATGGATTGGATTTTTCACGGCGGCGTTCGTCGCGCCGTTGCTTGCATCGGCTCCATCTTTATCGAGGAGCGACGCCGCACTGGCGCACCCAGAAGCGATACTGCAGCTAGCGGAATTAGTGCTTGCTATGGTGTTGTCTTTGTTCGCGGCGGCGCGGTTACGCCGCTACGGACTGTTGTGGCCGGCGGTATATATTATTACGGTGCCGCTATTGATTGTTGTGAATAATATCGTACATATATCGTACGATGTATACATCACGATCTACATGGCGTGTGTTATAGCGGTACTCGCGCTGCGCTTATTAATGAAACGGCTTACGCCAAGCGCTGGTGCGCTTGTCTACGTGTCGATGAGCGTATGGTTGCTGTTTGCGGTATTCTACATAGCTATGTATGAGCTCGCACTGGGGCATGATGTCTCATGGTGGTATGTCGGCTGGTGGGTGCTCCTTGCGGCGGCGTTTTATTATGTTGCCGCGGTTGAAAAACTGCGCTGGATGGTATTGTGTGCGCATGGCGCGGCGTTGGCGGCGGGGTGGTTGCTTTGCGCTAAGTGCGGCTTTAGCGCTGCGCAAACTGTCGTAACGCTTGGCGGCGGACATAGCGCTACGGCGATTGCGTTAGCGGAGTATTTCCGCTGGCGCAACCATGTTTCGCGCACCGCGGCGATGTATCGATGCGCCGCGATTGGATATGGCGCAGTTATCGGTCTCGCGGTGCTCGCGATGAGTATGGCGAATGAATGGCGCCTGCTAGCGTGGCTGCCGATCGTAGCGATAGGCGCGCATGCGGCATACCGCCAAAAGGCAATCGTGATGATGTATGCACTTCATACCGTGCTTGTTGTGCAAATCCTGCTTGCCGGTATCGCGTGCAATTTATCGTATGTAGAGATTTTCGCGCTAGCGGCATGGCTGCCGTTTGTAGGGTTTGGAGCGGTAAGCGTGCTGGTGCGCGCAGTAAATCGGGCTACCGCCAAGACAAAAACCTGGTGGTGGTCTGGCGCGGCCTGCGCATTAACATTTGGCAGTCTTGCGCTTTTGTCGGATCAGAATTATCCGATGCGCTCGGCGGGATGGTTGGCGGCGGTAGCAGCGATGTATGTGCTCGTGTATGTTGCGCGCCGCGCCGCGTTATTGTATGCCGGCAATATGATGAGCGTTGTGTTGGCGGCATTGTTGTGCGCATGGTGCGGCGTATCGTTTAACGGGACGCTTGTAGCTATTGCGGCGTTTGGATTGATTGGATTCTACGGCGCAGGGTGGTTGTACCGTTTGTGGCGCGGTACCGGGCGAGTGTGGAATGCAATGCTCGTGTCAAGCTTGACGGCGGCTGGTTCGGCTGGGCTATTGGCGTTGTTATCGTCGGACATAACTATCGTAGCGGGTGCGGCAGCGATTTTGGTTGGCTCCGGAGTCGTGTTTGGCATACAAAGCTATGAGATGAAGCAGCTGGGATTTGCGGAATGCGGCGTTGTTATCGCGATGCTTGGTGCGCAGCGTTTGCTATACGTAGCGCTTCCCGATACGCACGCGCTCGTGTATACGCATCTTTGGGCGCTTGTTGCGGCGGCATTGTATGCTGCATATTATGTGTGCAAACGTCCAATAGAGAGCATGTGCCATCTCGTAACGCTATTATGTCTCGTGACGATTCCAGGATTGGCTGCCGCGTTTATTGATGGCGGCTGGTATCAATTACTATTTCTCGTTGAACACGCGGCGGTCGTTATTATGGGCGTAGCGACTGCGCGCAAGCTTACGTCGATCTGGGGCGCGGTCGGCGTAACAGTGGCGATTCTCTATATGCTGCGCGAGTTTCAGGCGCTCTTAAATATCACGATCGGGCTGCTCGTGCTAGCGGCTGTGATTTTTGCGATCGTGCGTGCGAATCATAAAAAACGCATATAG